The Geoanaerobacter pelophilus nucleotide sequence GTCGGGGATTGGGTGATGATATCCTGGAAACTGAAGCTCTCACCGTAGTTCTTGCGCAACTGCTCATTTTCGCAGGAAAGCCTCCCGAATTCCAGGGCCCGACGCACCACCAAATCAAAAGTCAGAGGATTAATCGGCTTTTCCAGATAGTCAATGGCTCCCTTGCGAATCGTTTCCACTGCATTTTCGATGCTTCCCTTTGCCGTCATTACAATGAATGGCAGAGACGGACGGCTCTCATGGACCGCCTGCATGAACAGGGCTCCATCTATTGTCGGCATGACAAGGTCGGTAATCACCAGTTCCACAGCTTGTGATTCCAGCAGCAGCAAGGCCTCTTCACCGCTGGCAGCAGAAAATACCTCATAGCCGAGCTGCTGCAGTTGGCTCTTGAGGCTTAGCAGGGTGAATTCCTCATCGTCTACTATCAGGATCCGTTTGTTAGGCATAACTTGCTCTCACTTGATGTCACTGTAATGTCCTGAAATGGGACAGTTGTTACCATTGTAGAGAGCCATTTCTTCTAGTCAAGCCGCCCAGAGTAAATACCCTACCGACAGTGTCCCGTATCGTCTCGATTGTCCCTGATTGGGACGGTTGATTATTCCTTGATGTAATGCAATATCTTGAAAATATTAAATTTTTATCTTTGGTATGTTCAATGCCATAGGTAAGAGTAGATGAATTTTTTAATTGTTTGCAGTTAATGCTGAGCGTCGCCTGGAGGTGAACCATGTCACAGGATGCTGTTGAGCGTTTTTTGGGCCGAATTGCTACTGATGAGAAATTCAGGGGACAGGCGAAACTCTCCGTATCTATGGCGTGCGTCAACGAGGGGCTTGTGGTTTCCGAGGAGGAGATGTCAGCCCTCAAGCGTATCGATTTCATCCTGTTTGAGCTGATTTCCCATACTATCGACGATTCAATAAAGCGCTGTTGACGCCATGGATGGCTTTCTCACTATCTTCAGGGAGGTAACAAGGCATGGCCCGAATGATTTTGACCGTTGATGATGCTGCCAGCGTGCGACAGATGGTCAGTTTCGTCCTCAAGCAGAATGGCTTTGATGTCATTGAAGCTGTGGACGGCCAGGATGCCCTCCGTAAGCTTTCAGGGGGGGAGAAGGTGGACATGATCATCACCGACCTGAATATGCCCAACCTTGACGGCATCGGGCTTATAAAGGGGGCGCGAACGCTGCCTGCCTGCAAATTCATCCCGATCGTCATGCTGACCACTGAATCGAATGATGCCAAGAAACAGGAAGGAAAGGCGGCTGGTGCCAGCGGCTGGATAGTCAAACCGTTCAAGCCGGAACAACTGCTCGCCGTGGTTAAAAAGGTACTGTTGTGACCGAAAGTGCCGGTGCAAGAGTTCAGCGAAGTTATCGGAGGTGACCAATGGCGGGACAACTGGAGTTTCCTGAGGAATTCTACATCGCGAATGTAACGGAGATGGCGGAAAAGTTAGTGGCGGCGCTGCAGGAAAACCAGGATCTGGTACTTGATCTGACACGGGTGGAGCGGATCGATTCCGCAGGAATTCAGGTTCTCATCAGCGCCCGTAAAGAGGCGGAGTGTCTCGGGGCGAATCTGAGCTTCAAGCTGTCTGACGCAGTCAGCAGCTTTGCATCAAGGATAGGGATAACTTTGTGAAAAAGTTTGCAGCCCTGGAGGTGTCATGGATCTCAAGAGATTTCACGCCATATTTGTCGAAGAGGCATCGGAGCATTTAGAAACCCTGGAAAACGGGTTCATGCAGTTGGAGAAAAGTCCGGACGACAGCGAACTGTTGAACGCTATCTTTCGTTCAGCCCACACCATCAAGGGGTCAAGCGGCACAGTAGGTTTGCCGAACATCTCGAAATTCACTCATGTCATGGAAGAGATTCTTGAAGCCATGCGCGGGGGGGAGTTGACGCCGGACAAGTCGATGATCAGCACCCTGCTGGAATCTCTTGACATGATCAAGGAGATGGTGGCTGCGGTTGCTGCTGAAGAGGAGTTTCCTTTTGAACGATGTCACGACCTTATGGCGCGGATGCAGGCGATCATGGGCGAAACACAGCCAGAGGCAGCAGCGGAACCGCAGGTCGATGACAGAGCTGATCACAATATCTTTCTGATCCGGTTTGCACCGCCAGCCGACCTCTTCAAGCGCGGCATGGATCCGGTAAAGCTCTTCGATGAACTGCTGGAGCTGGGAGAAATTCAGGGCATGTCCTGTGAAATCGACCGGCTGCCGCGGCTGTCCGAGTTGGATGCCGAGGAGCTGTGGCTGCACTGGGTGTTGCATCTGAAGACCGGCAGCGATGAACGGGCAGTGCGGGAAGTCTTCATGTTTATCGAGGAGGAAAGCGATATCGAGATCACTGCAGTTAGCCGTGACGCCACACTGTTCGGCAGTCTGCTTGTCGAAGAAGGAGTTGTCAGCGATAACGATGTCAAAGAAGCGCTCTCCAAGCAGAAGAAGCTGGGTGACATTCTCCTTGAAGAGGGAAAGGTCACCCAGGAGCAGATCAACGGGGTTCTGGCCAAGCAGGCGGTCCGCAAGGCGGATTCTTTCGCCAAGAATGTGTCCACCAGTATCCGGGTCGATCTGAAGAAGCTCGATCACCTGGTGAATCTGGTGGGGGAGATGGTGATCATCCATTCCATGTTCCATCAGGTGATGTATGGCCAGGGGAAAGAGCGGGCCGCTGAACTTGCTGTGAACTCTGAGCGGGTAGATATGATCTTCGGCCAGTTGCAGCGGATCGGCAAGGATATTCAGGAAGGGGCCATGGCGCTCCGGATGCTCCCGGTGGGCGAGGTTTTCCAGCGCTTCACCAGGCTGGTGCGCGAGCTGTCGGCCAGCAAGGGTAAAGATGTCGAGCTGGTCATCAGCGGCGAGGAGACGGAACTGGACAAAGGGGTGCTGGAAAAGATCGCCGATCCCCTGGTTCATCTGATCCG carries:
- a CDS encoding response regulator, with translation MARMILTVDDAASVRQMVSFVLKQNGFDVIEAVDGQDALRKLSGGEKVDMIITDLNMPNLDGIGLIKGARTLPACKFIPIVMLTTESNDAKKQEGKAAGASGWIVKPFKPEQLLAVVKKVLL
- a CDS encoding STAS domain-containing protein yields the protein MAGQLEFPEEFYIANVTEMAEKLVAALQENQDLVLDLTRVERIDSAGIQVLISARKEAECLGANLSFKLSDAVSSFASRIGITL
- a CDS encoding chemotaxis protein CheA, translated to MDLKRFHAIFVEEASEHLETLENGFMQLEKSPDDSELLNAIFRSAHTIKGSSGTVGLPNISKFTHVMEEILEAMRGGELTPDKSMISTLLESLDMIKEMVAAVAAEEEFPFERCHDLMARMQAIMGETQPEAAAEPQVDDRADHNIFLIRFAPPADLFKRGMDPVKLFDELLELGEIQGMSCEIDRLPRLSELDAEELWLHWVLHLKTGSDERAVREVFMFIEEESDIEITAVSRDATLFGSLLVEEGVVSDNDVKEALSKQKKLGDILLEEGKVTQEQINGVLAKQAVRKADSFAKNVSTSIRVDLKKLDHLVNLVGEMVIIHSMFHQVMYGQGKERAAELAVNSERVDMIFGQLQRIGKDIQEGAMALRMLPVGEVFQRFTRLVRELSASKGKDVELVISGEETELDKGVLEKIADPLVHLIRNSVDHGIEPPEERQAAHKPAQATVFLRAYQMGDAVYIDVQDDGRGLDRDRIIAKALERGVIATANGLSDDEVYNLVMLPGFSTADKITDTSGRGVGMDVVKQNIEALNGVVNIKTRKGVGTTISIRLPLTLAIIDGLTVSIGDEVFIIPITSVIESLRPSRKDVNSIEEKGEVVHVRGEYIPLIRLHKVLDIPCRQQDPCQAIVVVTHHDNCKFGFMADELLGEQQVVLKTLGSATPKVRSIAGGTIMGDGRVALVLDVVGVIATAGS
- a CDS encoding Os1348 family NHLP clan protein, encoding MSQDAVERFLGRIATDEKFRGQAKLSVSMACVNEGLVVSEEEMSALKRIDFILFELISHTIDDSIKRC